The nucleotide sequence TGGGGAGTCAGAGGTCGAGCAAGATGCGGCACACCGCGTCTGCCTGTCGCCATTTCCTCGTTCCTATTCCCCACGAGCGAAGCGCGCGCCCCACCACTCGTTCTCCGCCACCTCCGCCTCGGCGCGGTAGCCGAGGCCGGCCATGACGCCGAGGACGTGCTCGCGCTCGGTGGCCAGCAGCCCGGACAGGACGACGGGCGCCTCGGGCGTGGCCTTCGCGACCAGCCCGGGCAACATCGGCTCCAGGATCGAGCGGATGATGTTGGCGATCACGAGATCGAAGCCCGTCTCGGAGACGACCTCCAGCGATCCCTCCCGCACCTCCAGCGCGTCGCCGACGCCGTTGAGCGCGGCGTTGTCGCGACCGTTGTCGACGCTCCACGGGTCCACGTCGACGCCGATGGCGGAGGCGGCGCCCAGCCGCAGCGCCGCGATGGCGAGGACGCCCGTGCCGGTGCCGAGGTCGAGCACCCGGCCGCCCTCGGGGGCACACTCCGCGAGCAGGCGGAGGCAGAGGCGCGTCGTCTCGTGGTAGCCCGTGCCGAAGGCCATCTTGGGGTCGATGCGGAGGACGGTGGCCGCGGCGAGGTCGGGCGGGACCTCGGTCCACGACGGCGCGACGACGAACGGACCCGCCTCGATGGGCTCCAGGCTCGCCTCCCACGTCGCGTTCCAGTCCTGGTCCGGCACGGTCTCCTCGGTGAGCGCATCGACATCGAGTCCACGCTGGCGCATCAGCGCGCCGACGGCCTCCTGGGTCGGTCCGTCCCAGCGGGGCGCGGGGGCATAGGCCACGAGCACGTCGTCGGCCTCCTCGAAGGCGTCGAAGCCGAGGTCGGCGAGGTCGGCGAGGAGCGGCTCGCGGGTGCCGTCGTCGGCGACGGCGAGGGTGAGGCGGAGCGTGTCGGGCACGGATGTCGGGAGTGAGGAGCCCGCGTACGCCTGTCTGCCGGTGGGGTGCCGCGCCTGCGTCCCGGCGGAGGCGGCTCTCGACCGGGCACCCGCACGGCCTCCGCGGCGCGTTCCGCCTAGACCTCGCTGCCCTCCCCTTCCTCCGGCGGGGGCGCCGGGGCAGACTCGGCGTCGGCCTCCGACCCGTAGACGTGGACGCCCCAGAGCGTGTAGCTGCTCGGTCCGAAGTCCCCGAAGTCGCGGCTCCCGTCTGACCGGTAGCGGAGGACGTAGGTCCCGGCGTCGAGCGCGACAGGCCCCTCGAAGCGGCGGTGGAAGAGCGCCTCCCCGCCGGGGACGGTGTTGGCCCAGCCCATCGACCAGACCTCCTTGCCGTCGACGCGCTCGATGGTGGCGTAGTCGTAGGGCGACTCGTCCGACATCTCGCCCTGCGCGACCACGAGCACCTCGGTGGGAGCGTCGAGGGTGAAGCGCACGCGCCGGTCCTCGCTGGTCCCGACCGAGTCGATTCGCGCGAGCAGGCGTTCCGCTGGCGGCAGCGTGAGATCGGAGGACGCGGTCTCGAAGGAGGGCTTGTCCTGCGTCAGAGAGACGCCGAGCGAGGCCACGTCCACCGTCGGGTCGAGGGCGTAGAGGACGGCGCCCCAGAGCGGGTTGGTGGGACCGCCGGAGTTGTAGCCGCCGCCGCAGTCGTGCGAGCCGTCGGTCTCGTAGGTGAGCCGGTACTGGCCTGGCTCCAGGGTGAGCACGGCGACGGCGCGCTTGTTCTTGGACGCGCCGCCGGCCGGTTCGAGGTCGTCGCGCATCTCCCAGATCTCGTCCCAGTCGCCATCCTCGTCCATGCGGTCGAGCTCCGCGTAGTCGTAGCGGGAGCCGGACTCGATCTCGCCGACGGCCAGCAGCAGCACGTCCATCGTCGTCGGCAGGGTGAACGTGGCCTCGCGGTCCTCGTTGGGGCCGACGCACTCGAAGGCGACGATCTGCGGACGGTCGAGGGTGAACGGGTCGAGGCGGGCGACGGCCGCACCGTTCGCCGCGCGGCGAACGGTCATCCCCCAGGAGGACGGCACGAGCGGAGGGTTGGCCGTCCACCCGGAGAAGGCGTGCGAGCGGTCGGCGGCGAAGGCCGCGCGGTAGAG is from Rubrivirga sp. SAORIC476 and encodes:
- the prmA gene encoding 50S ribosomal protein L11 methyltransferase; this encodes MPDTLRLTLAVADDGTREPLLADLADLGFDAFEEADDVLVAYAPAPRWDGPTQEAVGALMRQRGLDVDALTEETVPDQDWNATWEASLEPIEAGPFVVAPSWTEVPPDLAAATVLRIDPKMAFGTGYHETTRLCLRLLAECAPEGGRVLDLGTGTGVLAIAALRLGAASAIGVDVDPWSVDNGRDNAALNGVGDALEVREGSLEVVSETGFDLVIANIIRSILEPMLPGLVAKATPEAPVVLSGLLATEREHVLGVMAGLGYRAEAEVAENEWWGARFARGE